The following proteins come from a genomic window of Actinomycetota bacterium:
- a CDS encoding ABC transporter ATP-binding protein — MQKSDLILKNIDFSYNGLPVIHDVNFTVNPGEILGIIGPNGSGKSTLLSLICGVLKPDSGEIFIQGKNIEEIPKKKLYQTVAVVPQDSITSSNFTVLDTVLMGRSPYLKGSFWEKEIDYQIAINSIKEVGIYDLKDKYASQLSGGERQRVTIAQALSQQPKILLLDEPTTHLDINSQLEIMNLIIRLNKEQKITVIVVFHDINLAASFCPKVLILSNGEVFVIGYTEEVLTSQILESTYDIPVVVKKNPITNRIYTTPISRRFFEEELVAKEIGKRRVHLICGGGSGSSMISKLKIDGYFITCGVLNVIDTDYETAKALKIPIVSEAPFSNISEENYKKNIEEIKLCENVILANVEFGYGNLSNLKAVEEALNIGKKVIILQESPITDRDYTKGEATKIYKEIIEKGAIVVHNEEELFKILQ, encoded by the coding sequence GTGCAAAAATCAGATCTAATTCTTAAAAATATAGATTTTTCATACAATGGTTTACCTGTTATACATGATGTAAACTTCACTGTTAATCCTGGAGAAATATTAGGTATTATCGGTCCTAATGGTTCAGGGAAATCAACTCTTTTAAGTTTAATCTGTGGTGTTCTAAAACCAGATTCAGGAGAAATCTTTATTCAAGGTAAAAATATAGAAGAAATTCCTAAAAAGAAGCTTTATCAGACAGTAGCAGTTGTTCCTCAAGATAGCATTACAAGTTCTAATTTTACTGTTTTAGATACTGTTTTGATGGGTAGAAGTCCATATTTAAAAGGTAGTTTCTGGGAGAAAGAAATTGATTATCAAATCGCAATTAACTCTATTAAAGAAGTAGGAATATATGACTTGAAAGATAAATATGCTTCTCAGCTATCTGGTGGAGAAAGACAAAGAGTTACAATTGCTCAAGCTCTTTCTCAGCAACCAAAAATTCTTCTTCTCGATGAACCAACAACGCATTTAGATATTAATTCACAACTGGAGATAATGAATCTTATTATAAGATTAAATAAGGAACAAAAAATTACAGTAATAGTTGTTTTTCACGATATAAATTTGGCTGCATCTTTTTGTCCTAAAGTGTTGATTCTTTCAAATGGGGAGGTATTTGTCATAGGATATACCGAAGAAGTTCTTACTTCGCAAATTTTAGAAAGTACTTACGATATACCTGTGGTGGTTAAGAAAAATCCTATTACAAATAGAATTTATACAACTCCAATAAGTAGAAGATTTTTTGAAGAAGAACTTGTAGCAAAAGAAATTGGAAAAAGAAGAGTTCATCTAATATGTGGTGGGGGTAGTGGTTCATCAATGATAAGCAAGTTGAAGATTGATGGTTATTTTATTACATGCGGTGTTCTAAATGTAATTGATACTGACTATGAGACCGCAAAGGCTCTTAAAATTCCTATTGTTTCTGAGGCACCTTTTTCAAATATTAGTGAAGAGAATTATAAAAAAAATATTGAAGAAATTAAGTTATGTGAAAATGTGATACTTGCAAATGTAGAATTTGGATACGGAAATCTATCAAATCTTAAGGCTGTGGAGGAAGCTCTGAATATTGGGAAAAAAGTTATAATTTTACAGGAATCTCCAATTACTGACCGGGATTATACAAAAGGAGAAGCTACTAAAATTTATAAAGAAATTATAGAAAAGGGAGCAATTGTAGTTCATAATGAAGAAGAACTATTTAAAATTTTACAGTAA
- a CDS encoding zf-HC2 domain-containing protein: protein MKCSEVDKHLPAFLDKDLKLFIREEVKHHLDVCEKCRNKLNLLQESLLKMDSLKDTIFKAPDFFTGGVMGSISKVGKKKFYTPALTKTTETLEKITKTPGRRFALGAFLIGTALLIRHQTRNIRKNLRTSKQSSFEKNKKKTETSHKFAA, encoded by the coding sequence ATGAAATGTTCTGAAGTAGATAAACACTTACCAGCTTTTTTGGATAAGGATCTTAAATTATTTATTAGAGAAGAAGTAAAACATCATTTAGATGTTTGTGAAAAATGTAGAAATAAATTGAATCTTCTTCAAGAAAGCTTACTTAAGATGGATAGTTTAAAAGATACTATTTTTAAAGCACCTGATTTTTTTACTGGTGGAGTTATGGGAAGTATAAGTAAAGTCGGTAAAAAGAAGTTCTATACACCAGCACTTACAAAAACCACTGAGACATTAGAAAAAATTACAAAAACACCTGGTAGAAGATTTGCATTAGGTGCATTTTTGATTGGTACTGCTTTACTTATCAGGCATCAAACAAGAAATATTAGAAAAAATTTAAGAACTTCAAAACAAAGTTCATTTGAAAAAAACAAAAAAAAGACAGAAACCTCCCATAAATTTGCTGCATAA
- a CDS encoding MBL fold metallo-hydrolase, giving the protein MKIKWLGHAAFLITSDEQVKIITDPYQSSGGIKYRPITEEADYVTISHQHFDHSYTNDIRGNPVIIVGSGLHQKEHFTFKGIESFHDDKRGKLRGENTIFCFNVDDINICHLGDLGHLPSQDKIEEIGKVDILLIPVGGTYTIDANQATDLCKNINPKVIFPMHYKTNKVDLPVTDVKPFISGKENVKESDSSEIEITKEQLPVDTEIIVLKPAL; this is encoded by the coding sequence ATGAAGATTAAATGGTTAGGACATGCAGCTTTTTTAATTACATCAGATGAACAAGTAAAGATAATAACTGATCCATACCAATCTAGTGGAGGAATTAAATATAGACCTATAACCGAAGAGGCAGATTATGTGACTATTAGCCATCAGCATTTTGATCATAGCTATACAAATGATATTAGAGGAAATCCGGTAATTATTGTGGGGTCAGGACTACATCAGAAAGAACATTTTACCTTCAAAGGAATTGAATCTTTCCATGATGATAAAAGAGGAAAACTCAGGGGTGAAAACACAATATTCTGCTTTAATGTTGATGACATAAATATTTGCCATTTAGGAGATTTGGGACATCTTCCATCTCAGGATAAAATTGAAGAAATTGGTAAAGTAGATATTCTTTTAATACCTGTTGGAGGAACTTATACAATAGATGCTAATCAAGCAACAGATTTATGTAAAAATATAAATCCTAAAGTCATATTTCCTATGCACTATAAGACTAATAAAGTGGATCTTCCTGTTACTGATGTAAAACCCTTTATTTCAGGAAAGGAAAATGTAAAGGAATCAGATTCAAGTGAAATAGAAATTACAAAAGAACAACTTCCAGTAGATACAGAAATAATTGTTTTAAAACCCGCACTCTAA
- a CDS encoding nitroreductase family protein, whose amino-acid sequence MKEYPVFKTILNRRSIRDYTDEHITDEEINQILESGRWAPSANNYQPWRFLIIKDAKKIEDLSQFTKYANIMRKSKVNILVFLDKKFQGDRVKSIQSIGACIQNMLLTAHELGIGTCWIGEIVNRHEKVEKFLNLPENLELMALITLGKIPSKKREGNRIPLKELII is encoded by the coding sequence ATGAAAGAATATCCAGTTTTTAAAACGATACTTAATAGAAGAAGTATTAGAGACTATACTGATGAACATATTACAGATGAGGAAATAAATCAGATTTTAGAAAGTGGTAGATGGGCACCTTCTGCTAATAACTATCAACCCTGGAGATTTTTGATAATTAAAGATGCTAAAAAAATTGAGGATTTAAGCCAATTTACAAAATATGCTAATATCATGCGAAAATCAAAGGTAAATATACTGGTATTTTTAGATAAAAAATTTCAAGGTGATAGAGTTAAAAGTATTCAATCAATAGGAGCATGTATTCAAAATATGCTACTTACTGCACATGAACTTGGAATTGGTACCTGCTGGATAGGAGAAATAGTAAATAGACATGAAAAAGTAGAGAAATTTCTAAATCTTCCAGAGAATCTTGAATTAATGGCTCTTATCACACTTGGAAAAATTCCTTCAAAAAAGAGAGAGGGTAATAGAATACCTCTAAAAGAATTAATAATATAA
- a CDS encoding ABC transporter permease, whose protein sequence is MLRDLKGIYIIWLRDIKRFFRDKPHLISSIARPSLYLFILGSGLSSAFGTFGGRGGDWYMDFVYPGILGMIIIFTSLFSAVSIVWDREFGFLKEILVAPISRTSIVIGKALSGSTLSLFQGIIMLFFAPLLRIQLNFFMVVKICLLILLTSFALTSLGILIASKMKSMQGFQMIMNFLVMPMFFLSGAMFPLKDLPKWLEYLVSINPLSYSVDAIRYVMLEDKIFLAHPLYMNILVISIFAVVMITLAIFVFNLTD, encoded by the coding sequence ATGCTAAGAGATTTAAAAGGGATATACATAATATGGTTAAGGGATATAAAAAGATTCTTCAGAGACAAGCCTCACCTTATTTCAAGTATTGCAAGACCATCATTATATCTGTTTATTTTAGGAAGTGGACTGTCCAGTGCATTTGGAACATTTGGGGGAAGAGGAGGAGATTGGTATATGGATTTTGTATACCCTGGAATATTAGGAATGATTATCATTTTTACCTCACTTTTTTCAGCAGTCTCGATAGTATGGGATAGGGAATTTGGTTTTTTAAAAGAGATATTAGTTGCCCCAATATCAAGAACATCAATAGTTATTGGGAAAGCTTTAAGTGGCAGTACTCTTTCTCTGTTTCAGGGAATAATCATGCTTTTTTTTGCTCCTTTGCTCCGCATTCAGTTAAATTTTTTTATGGTTGTTAAAATTTGTTTACTAATTTTACTGACATCATTTGCCCTAACCTCACTGGGAATTTTGATTGCATCTAAGATGAAAAGCATGCAAGGTTTTCAAATGATAATGAACTTTTTAGTTATGCCAATGTTCTTCTTATCGGGTGCGATGTTTCCATTAAAAGATTTACCAAAATGGTTAGAATACTTAGTAAGCATAAATCCCCTTAGCTATAGTGTAGATGCTATAAGATATGTAATGTTAGAAGACAAAATATTTTTGGCTCACCCACTTTATATGAATATATTAGTCATATCAATATTTGCAGTAGTTATGATTACATTAGCAATTTTTGTTTTTAATTTAACAGATTAG
- a CDS encoding ATP-binding cassette domain-containing protein codes for MSVIISVEKLTKKFKNLVAVNQISFEVHEGEIFGFLGPNGAGKTTTINMICTLLSPTSGKAVLNGHDVTKEKNQVRQCIGIVFQDPSLDDWLTAKENLEFHALIYNIKSKTAKKRIDQILEIVELKDRKNDLVLNFSGGMKRRLEIARGLIHYPKVLFLDEPTLGLDPQTRNKVWEYIKDLKERENITIFLTTHYMDEAENCDRISIIDMGKIIAIDTPENLKKKVMGDIITVETTNNKNLSKEIENKYGKNVFFYDNKIQFEVDDSERFIPQFIRESREYVLSISARKPTLDDVFLSLTGKKIRDESANPMGRMRTHMKMRRGHR; via the coding sequence TTGAGTGTAATTATATCTGTTGAAAAACTTACTAAAAAATTTAAAAATTTAGTAGCAGTTAACCAAATAAGCTTTGAGGTTCACGAAGGTGAAATATTTGGCTTTTTAGGTCCAAATGGTGCAGGTAAAACTACAACAATAAATATGATCTGTACACTACTTTCACCTACAAGCGGAAAGGCTGTTCTAAACGGTCATGATGTCACAAAAGAAAAAAATCAGGTTCGGCAATGCATAGGAATTGTTTTTCAAGATCCAAGTTTAGATGATTGGCTAACAGCTAAAGAGAATTTAGAATTTCATGCTTTAATTTATAATATTAAAAGCAAAACAGCAAAAAAGAGAATTGACCAGATTTTAGAAATTGTTGAGTTAAAAGATAGGAAGAATGATTTGGTGCTTAATTTCTCAGGAGGTATGAAAAGAAGGTTAGAGATAGCAAGAGGTTTAATACATTACCCAAAAGTTCTTTTTTTGGATGAACCAACCTTAGGTCTTGACCCTCAAACAAGAAACAAGGTGTGGGAATATATTAAGGATTTAAAAGAAAGAGAAAATATTACTATTTTTCTTACAACTCATTACATGGATGAAGCAGAGAATTGTGACAGGATATCTATTATAGATATGGGAAAAATTATTGCAATAGATACTCCAGAGAATTTAAAAAAGAAAGTAATGGGAGACATCATCACTGTTGAGACTACTAATAACAAAAACTTATCAAAAGAGATAGAAAATAAATATGGTAAAAACGTATTTTTTTATGACAATAAAATTCAGTTTGAGGTTGACGATTCCGAGAGATTTATACCACAATTCATAAGAGAATCTAGAGAGTATGTACTCTCTATAAGTGCAAGAAAACCGACATTAGATGATGTATTCTTGAGTTTAACAGGAAAAAAAATACGAGATGAATCAGCAAACCCCATGGGTAGAATGAGAACTCATATGAAAATGAGAAGAGGACATCGTTAA